In Ferroplasma sp., a single window of DNA contains:
- a CDS encoding glutamate synthase-related protein, translating into MSGVIANYIKIPQRHTKDFWSIEKINHIRSLSNSPEASEIFEKNPGSLRILDRIGFRNNITKGPIKSGANTEASLAGVNLSVPVYLGDMSYGALSGNPNIAIAKTAEITRTMAGTGEGGLYKSVADTKRIFVQWASARFGVSANELKSGAGIVIKIGQGAKPGIGGHLPGNKVTHDISVARKIPEGIDAISPAPHHDIYSIEDLAQRIEALKIMSDKPIYVKVAATNYIPYIVTGIARSGAAGVIIDGHGAGTGAAPVTVRDSLGIPIEMAVASSHNILVKEGLRKNFSIIAAGQVADSTDAMKLYALGADVVSLGTSALIAMGCVMVRKCNLGYCPAALTNKADNRTLIDLDFGIQNLVNFVNGFKMEIAEMMSCLGIKNMEELIGNTDILYGEGLSENTLEVLGISSPSPQNLGFKQGAFYPDKKYINELMIKGEPVISSMGSNAPPDVELPSRIIDWLRLDGAQVTRPSIDPYREDINLNFSLCGGSINISMPVFIKVSGADVEIKNALSWAAMFTGTMIVDDQPQKEFKSISITGNTVYRYKKHSYSMVNEHYYSADGFVIRQDDNMEISIAGLDQELKRRGIRENYDIIAEIDRLRNTGDIVKYLALGCDSLIISYKIFEEGLNNSYRNLREKAVNFLLGMKKEISLISGAMGIANLQYSIVGNTELLRAINLDNTIAKKINVAEAGST; encoded by the coding sequence ATGAGTGGAGTTATTGCCAATTATATAAAAATACCACAGAGACACACTAAAGATTTCTGGTCTATAGAAAAAATCAATCATATAAGATCTCTTTCAAACTCACCTGAAGCTTCTGAAATTTTTGAGAAAAATCCAGGTAGTTTAAGAATACTGGACAGGATTGGCTTCAGGAATAATATAACTAAAGGCCCCATAAAATCAGGAGCCAATACAGAAGCATCGCTGGCTGGAGTGAATCTTTCAGTTCCTGTTTATCTTGGTGATATGTCATACGGCGCCCTCAGCGGAAATCCAAATATTGCCATAGCAAAAACTGCTGAGATAACCAGAACCATGGCAGGAACCGGTGAAGGAGGGCTTTATAAATCCGTGGCAGATACAAAGAGAATATTTGTCCAGTGGGCATCTGCCAGATTCGGGGTAAGTGCTAATGAGTTAAAATCAGGTGCAGGCATAGTTATCAAGATAGGGCAGGGCGCAAAACCTGGAATAGGTGGGCATTTGCCTGGGAATAAGGTAACCCATGATATTTCAGTTGCGAGAAAAATTCCTGAGGGAATTGATGCAATTTCCCCTGCACCACATCATGATATATATTCCATAGAGGATCTTGCACAGCGGATAGAAGCACTAAAAATAATGTCTGATAAACCCATTTATGTGAAGGTTGCTGCAACCAATTATATACCTTACATAGTAACAGGAATAGCAAGATCCGGGGCAGCAGGGGTTATTATTGATGGACATGGGGCGGGAACAGGTGCTGCCCCGGTAACAGTGCGGGATAGCCTGGGGATACCTATAGAAATGGCTGTGGCCTCCTCCCATAATATTCTTGTTAAAGAAGGCCTGAGAAAGAATTTCAGCATAATCGCTGCGGGGCAGGTTGCTGATTCCACAGATGCAATGAAGCTATATGCACTGGGCGCAGATGTGGTAAGCCTCGGAACATCCGCATTGATAGCAATGGGATGTGTTATGGTACGTAAATGCAATCTCGGATACTGCCCTGCAGCCCTTACCAACAAGGCAGATAATAGAACTTTGATAGATTTGGATTTTGGAATACAGAACTTGGTTAATTTCGTTAATGGCTTTAAAATGGAAATAGCAGAGATGATGTCCTGTCTCGGAATAAAAAACATGGAAGAATTGATTGGAAATACAGATATTTTATACGGTGAAGGACTTTCTGAAAACACCTTAGAGGTGCTGGGAATTAGCTCCCCGTCACCTCAAAATTTAGGCTTCAAGCAGGGAGCATTCTATCCGGATAAAAAATACATTAATGAACTTATGATTAAGGGAGAACCGGTAATAAGCAGCATGGGAAGCAATGCACCTCCAGACGTTGAATTGCCCTCCAGGATAATTGACTGGCTTAGACTTGATGGCGCACAGGTTACCAGGCCATCCATAGATCCTTACAGGGAGGATATAAATCTTAATTTCTCCCTGTGTGGTGGATCAATAAACATATCGATGCCTGTATTTATTAAGGTTAGTGGCGCGGATGTAGAAATAAAAAATGCGCTTTCATGGGCTGCCATGTTCACGGGAACTATGATTGTTGATGATCAGCCCCAGAAAGAATTTAAAAGTATTTCCATAACTGGAAACACTGTGTACAGATATAAAAAACACAGTTACTCCATGGTTAATGAACATTATTATTCGGCTGATGGCTTTGTTATCAGGCAGGATGATAATATGGAAATAAGTATAGCAGGGCTGGACCAGGAATTAAAGAGAAGAGGTATACGGGAAAACTATGATATTATAGCGGAAATTGATCGTTTAAGGAACACCGGGGACATAGTTAAGTATCTTGCTCTTGGTTGCGACTCTTTAATAATTTCATATAAAATATTTGAAGAGGGATTGAATAACAGTTACAGGAACCTCAGAGAAAAAGCCGTTAACTTTCTTTTAGGCATGAAAAAAGAAATTAGCCTGATTTCTGGAGCAATGGGTATAGCCAATTTACAGTATTCTATTGTTGGGAATACTGAATTACTTAGAGCCATAAATCTTGATAATACCATAGCAAAAAAAATAAATGTGGCGGAGGCAGGATCAACATGA
- a CDS encoding MFS transporter — translation MNKQVPGRKLFILYSVILILMAISMRSTNNMVVTTVPLYSKYILDFSYIGTALVTAIIYLGTVLATLFINPLMGSVLRKRMFIVANFVLTALMISYYFSGDISVFIISFVIGLAYGIILPNIVTSATLYPDKTGRERLLAIYSVGLSFSLVFGPSLETYLLTIISYRTLFLFFAPLGLIGIFTSFFMEFPENKKETHGTFIRKNKGFISSILTITTYNVPFAALTVFLAIFAQTRFHVSSYMAYLPFVFFFAVSMFTRIYISIRPFKNLRHPLIFAPAITVFALILFPFLPDYTAFVAVMMLLGIPHGSIFPVSTVEISRGSSIEERNAVNSYYYAYNMSLFMVIPLIFAAIIPYIGFEKTFALLILPVVISIIIIYIKYWKDNDLLGVPKINTQV, via the coding sequence ATGAACAAACAGGTTCCGGGCAGAAAGCTCTTTATCCTTTATTCTGTAATATTGATTCTTATGGCCATATCAATGAGAAGCACAAATAATATGGTGGTTACCACTGTGCCACTATATTCAAAATACATACTGGATTTTTCATATATAGGTACAGCACTGGTTACCGCTATAATATATCTCGGAACAGTCCTGGCCACTCTATTTATCAATCCACTCATGGGGTCTGTCCTGAGAAAGAGGATGTTCATAGTTGCAAATTTTGTTTTAACAGCACTTATGATTTCATATTATTTTTCTGGAGATATCAGCGTGTTCATAATCTCATTTGTCATCGGGCTTGCATATGGAATAATTCTGCCCAATATTGTGACATCCGCTACACTGTATCCGGACAAAACAGGCAGGGAGAGGCTTCTTGCAATATACTCAGTAGGATTGAGCTTCAGTCTGGTTTTCGGCCCGAGCCTTGAGACCTACTTACTTACAATAATAAGTTACAGAACATTATTTTTATTTTTTGCACCCCTGGGCCTTATCGGCATATTCACATCATTTTTCATGGAATTCCCTGAGAATAAAAAGGAAACCCATGGCACATTTATAAGAAAGAATAAGGGATTTATTTCCTCCATACTAACAATTACAACTTATAATGTTCCATTTGCAGCACTTACAGTTTTCCTTGCAATATTTGCCCAGACAAGGTTCCACGTCAGCAGCTACATGGCTTATCTGCCATTTGTTTTCTTTTTTGCGGTGTCAATGTTCACAAGGATATATATCAGCATCAGGCCATTCAAAAACCTAAGGCATCCACTTATCTTCGCACCAGCTATCACTGTTTTTGCCCTTATATTATTTCCTTTCCTTCCAGATTATACAGCGTTTGTGGCTGTAATGATGTTACTGGGCATACCCCACGGGTCTATATTCCCTGTATCCACCGTGGAGATTTCAAGGGGTTCATCAATTGAGGAGAGAAACGCTGTTAATTCATATTATTATGCTTATAATATGAGCCTTTTCATGGTAATACCGTTAATATTTGCAGCGATAATACCGTATATAGGTTTTGAAAAAACATTTGCACTGCTGATACTTCCTGTCGTGATCTCTATAATTATTATATACATAAAGTACTGGAAGGATAACGACCTTCTGGGCGTGCCAAAAATAAATACACAGGTATGA
- the queC gene encoding 7-cyano-7-deazaguanine synthase QueC — protein MEDKRAVVLISGGLDSPTVLAYALDHGYRVFPLSFDYGQRHAREVQSSEKICSYYGLELKKVNINLRQIGGSALTDDIEVPERGIDSIDGSIPVTYVPARNTIFISLAAAYGEVIGAGTIFIGANAIDYSGYPDCRPDFYNAMERTLNLGTEYGIEKGFKINVPLQYLTKADIVKLGRKLGVPYKLTWSCYNGREKACGRCDSCILRLKGFMEAGDFDDIEYEEYPDFYFKYLKSHGKL, from the coding sequence ATGGAAGATAAAAGAGCAGTGGTTTTAATATCAGGAGGGCTTGATTCGCCCACGGTTCTTGCCTATGCATTAGATCATGGCTACAGAGTTTTTCCATTGAGCTTTGATTATGGCCAGAGGCATGCCAGGGAAGTGCAGAGCTCTGAAAAAATCTGCAGCTATTACGGCCTTGAACTAAAGAAGGTCAATATAAACCTCAGGCAGATCGGTGGGTCGGCCCTCACAGACGATATTGAAGTCCCGGAGCGTGGCATCGATTCAATAGATGGCAGCATACCCGTTACATATGTGCCTGCAAGGAATACAATATTCATTTCACTTGCAGCGGCCTATGGGGAGGTGATAGGGGCAGGCACCATATTCATAGGCGCAAACGCCATAGATTACTCAGGATACCCCGATTGCAGGCCAGATTTTTATAATGCAATGGAAAGGACGCTGAATTTGGGAACAGAATATGGCATTGAAAAGGGATTTAAGATCAATGTGCCATTGCAGTACCTCACAAAGGCAGATATAGTAAAACTTGGGAGAAAACTGGGAGTGCCCTATAAACTGACATGGTCATGCTATAATGGGAGGGAGAAAGCCTGTGGCAGATGTGATTCATGCATTCTCAGGCTGAAGGGATTCATGGAAGCAGGCGATTTTGATGATATAGAATATGAAGAATACCCGGATTTTTATTTCAAGTATCTGAAATCCCATGGAAAACTTTGA
- a CDS encoding cytochrome P450: MYIPDYTEEPFEWYKRMRNELPVARSGNTIHVFRYKDITSVLSNYRIFSSQFRDLLGGEMAEMMNQKTTPSILILDPPLHTTLRNLVSDAFTPATIESYRGRVRKIASGLIKNMKNNEWQDAVTGLSYLLPITVISEMLGVPQSDSDLFRNWSDKLATSLGRGPDIETQFEMADYFYGKIDREGKKDNLISRLSRVEIDGRKLTDREIAGFAILLLVAGNETTTNLITNALLSIYESGGVYSEMVANPDIIPSVVEETLRYRSPVQSTRRYAKVDTELSGIEILKDDILCLYIGSANRDESIFPDGEIFNPHREAKRHIAFGQGIHFCLGAPLARMEAQIALEEFSREIISYDVKIPSPQDRLDSDIMYGFRKMLIKPEFRNM; encoded by the coding sequence ATGTACATACCAGATTACACCGAGGAGCCATTTGAATGGTATAAAAGGATGAGGAACGAATTGCCTGTCGCCAGATCCGGAAATACAATTCATGTTTTCAGATATAAGGATATCACATCGGTACTATCCAATTACCGGATTTTCTCTTCCCAGTTCAGGGACCTGCTTGGAGGGGAAATGGCCGAGATGATGAACCAGAAGACAACTCCAAGCATACTTATACTGGACCCACCCTTACACACAACCCTCAGAAATCTCGTAAGCGATGCGTTCACACCCGCAACAATAGAATCGTACCGGGGTCGTGTAAGAAAAATAGCCTCCGGGCTCATTAAAAATATGAAGAACAATGAATGGCAGGATGCTGTAACAGGGCTTTCCTACCTACTTCCTATTACTGTTATATCAGAGATGCTCGGCGTGCCTCAATCCGATTCTGATCTTTTCAGGAACTGGTCAGATAAGCTTGCCACATCCCTTGGGAGGGGGCCTGATATAGAGACACAGTTTGAGATGGCGGATTACTTTTACGGGAAAATTGATAGGGAGGGAAAGAAGGATAACCTTATAAGCAGGCTTTCACGGGTTGAGATAGATGGCAGGAAGCTCACTGACAGGGAAATAGCTGGATTCGCAATCCTGCTATTAGTTGCAGGAAATGAAACTACCACGAATCTAATCACAAACGCGCTTTTATCAATATATGAATCAGGAGGGGTTTACAGTGAGATGGTAGCCAATCCGGATATCATACCATCTGTGGTTGAGGAAACCCTTAGATACCGGTCTCCTGTGCAGTCAACCAGGCGTTATGCAAAGGTTGATACCGAATTAAGCGGTATAGAAATCCTGAAGGATGACATACTATGCCTGTATATAGGATCAGCCAACAGGGATGAAAGCATATTCCCAGATGGAGAAATATTTAACCCTCACAGGGAGGCAAAACGGCATATAGCCTTTGGCCAGGGGATACACTTCTGCCTCGGCGCACCCCTTGCCAGAATGGAGGCACAGATTGCACTGGAAGAGTTCTCCAGGGAGATAATATCATATGATGTAAAAATTCCCTCACCCCAGGACCGGCTGGACAGCGATATAATGTATGGGTTCAGAAAAATGCTTATAAAACCGGAATTCAGGAATATGTGA
- a CDS encoding D-glycerate dehydrogenase: MMKILVTRQLPGNYLDGHENFDIHIFPGKGDMRQWILSNIVDADGILVTLNEKIDREIIDCASRLKVISTYSVGYDHIDVEYAKSRGITVTYTPEVLTEATADLIFGIMLAAARNIVAGDSLIRHDGWKSGWKPGFMLGSEVHGKTLGIIGMGRIGNAVLKRSKGFDMKAIYYSRSIHNVDAEYVDLDYLLSESDFVVIALDLNGETFHFMNYERISKMKKSAFLVNGTRGKVVNEDDLVRALENHIIRGAALDVFENEPVDSGNPLASMENVVMTPHLGSATYETREKMAETAVTNLFNVLNGKKPLYKL, encoded by the coding sequence ATGATGAAGATTCTTGTTACCAGGCAGCTTCCAGGAAATTACCTTGATGGCCATGAAAATTTCGATATACATATTTTTCCTGGCAAGGGGGATATGAGGCAGTGGATCCTATCAAACATAGTGGATGCAGATGGCATCCTGGTAACGCTTAATGAGAAAATCGACAGGGAGATAATTGACTGTGCATCCAGATTAAAGGTAATAAGCACCTACAGCGTTGGATATGACCATATAGATGTTGAATACGCTAAATCCAGAGGAATCACTGTAACATACACCCCGGAAGTACTCACCGAGGCAACTGCTGACCTGATATTTGGAATAATGCTGGCAGCTGCCAGGAACATTGTCGCAGGGGATAGCCTGATACGCCATGATGGGTGGAAATCTGGATGGAAGCCAGGATTCATGCTGGGATCCGAGGTTCACGGGAAAACCCTGGGGATAATAGGCATGGGCCGCATAGGAAATGCCGTGCTGAAAAGATCTAAGGGATTTGATATGAAAGCCATCTATTACAGCAGGTCTATACATAACGTAGATGCAGAATATGTTGATCTCGATTACCTCCTTTCTGAATCAGATTTTGTGGTGATTGCCCTGGACCTCAACGGTGAAACCTTCCATTTCATGAACTACGAAAGAATATCAAAAATGAAGAAATCAGCATTTCTGGTAAACGGCACAAGGGGCAAAGTAGTCAATGAGGATGACCTTGTAAGGGCCCTGGAAAACCATATTATCAGGGGTGCTGCACTGGATGTATTCGAGAATGAGCCGGTTGACAGCGGGAATCCCCTGGCATCAATGGAAAATGTTGTGATGACCCCGCATCTGGGCAGTGCAACATATGAAACCAGGGAGAAAATGGCAGAAACAGCTGTAACAAACCTCTTTAATGTGCTGAATGGAAAAAAGCCTCTCTATAAATTATAA
- a CDS encoding MFS transporter, with translation MFSDSPEEVNKSFKYLIISRATRSSALIFVTLALPLYLHFLHFSAIFIGLLYIPITLFNVFLTLILGRLGDKIGYSRILFLGEIFPVVGMLLITVSTNIYFIGTGAVIAGITGGAGGMRGAFSPGMTAFVANNYGAEKNRVGRLSLLLATASAFSIFGGIFLSSYEYIENIIGVIMFYRTFFFVSFILVLASLVSLSRLKEYRRPKKTTRVMKKQSFWFLMRIILPNSINAAAIGISMPLLPLLFELKYHVDPSMIGYVYTVGYAVTAIGSYVSGKYINGRFDSLKIASIAHILQGALFIVIAFTPLFFLAGIIYVGRMGIAGIGSPMRGAINVRGIDKEDYGTSTAVQGVSGRASQLTSGASGYLMDLNFAFPLLIGGSLQAIGGVLYYTMIKSWRPDKYNNAGKAKA, from the coding sequence ATGTTTTCTGATTCTCCTGAAGAAGTAAACAAATCGTTTAAATACCTCATTATTTCAAGAGCCACCAGGAGTTCAGCCCTGATATTCGTTACACTGGCATTACCTCTTTACCTTCATTTTCTCCACTTTTCTGCCATATTCATTGGGCTTCTTTATATACCTATAACACTGTTCAACGTCTTCCTTACACTTATTCTTGGGAGACTTGGAGACAAAATAGGCTATTCAAGAATATTATTCCTTGGAGAGATATTTCCTGTTGTAGGCATGCTGTTGATTACAGTATCCACAAATATATACTTTATTGGAACAGGTGCAGTAATAGCCGGGATAACCGGAGGGGCAGGCGGTATGCGTGGTGCCTTTTCACCGGGGATGACAGCATTCGTGGCAAATAATTACGGTGCTGAAAAGAACAGGGTAGGCAGGCTTTCCCTTTTACTGGCGACGGCCTCGGCATTTTCAATATTCGGAGGCATATTCCTGAGCTCGTATGAATACATAGAGAACATAATAGGCGTTATTATGTTCTACCGCACATTTTTCTTTGTTTCTTTTATACTTGTACTCGCATCCCTTGTGTCATTATCAAGGCTCAAAGAATACAGAAGGCCGAAAAAAACAACAAGGGTTATGAAAAAACAGAGTTTCTGGTTCCTTATGAGGATTATTTTACCAAACAGCATCAACGCGGCTGCAATCGGGATATCAATGCCACTGCTTCCACTGCTGTTTGAGCTTAAATACCATGTGGACCCCAGCATGATCGGGTATGTATATACGGTAGGGTATGCTGTGACCGCAATAGGGTCTTATGTATCGGGAAAATACATAAACGGCAGGTTTGATTCCCTGAAAATAGCATCCATAGCACATATATTGCAGGGAGCACTTTTCATTGTCATTGCATTTACACCATTATTCTTCCTTGCTGGAATAATTTACGTGGGAAGGATGGGTATTGCCGGCATTGGGTCGCCAATGAGGGGTGCGATCAATGTTCGTGGAATTGACAAGGAGGATTATGGCACTTCAACTGCCGTACAGGGGGTATCAGGCAGGGCATCGCAGCTCACAAGTGGTGCATCCGGTTATCTGATGGATTTAAATTTCGCCTTCCCACTATTGATTGGAGGGTCGTTGCAGGCTATAGGTGGGGTACTTTATTACACCATGATAAAATCATGGCGCCCCGATAAGTATAATAATGCTGGAAAAGCAAAGGCGTGA
- a CDS encoding transferase, with the protein MPGKIMVPADIFLDGEKMENAIVFIHVKGHGRARVTHIDVEDRKFNRILPPRHSDYPEVAWNSDKVRIPVKGHEIIIVSRVLGNIINLEGKLYVRGKGKGIFFGLHKEQIQKIEEYATHLGIPPKKHKKT; encoded by the coding sequence ATGCCTGGCAAAATAATGGTCCCGGCGGACATATTTCTGGACGGGGAAAAAATGGAAAATGCGATTGTATTCATTCATGTAAAGGGTCATGGCAGGGCAAGAGTTACCCATATAGACGTGGAGGACAGAAAATTTAATAGGATATTGCCGCCCAGGCACAGTGATTATCCTGAGGTTGCATGGAATTCAGATAAAGTAAGGATCCCAGTGAAAGGACATGAAATAATTATTGTAAGCAGAGTTCTCGGCAATATTATTAATCTTGAGGGAAAATTATATGTTCGTGGAAAGGGAAAAGGTATATTTTTCGGTCTTCATAAGGAACAGATACAAAAAATTGAGGAATATGCCACACATCTGGGCATACCTCCAAAAAAGCACAAAAAAACTTAG
- a CDS encoding DedA family protein — MSVITSITVSLIKFVEVLIIKLGFAGVFFLMLLEGMLLPIPSEVVMTFSGYLAFYGLMDPLGPYPSVLILLLAGSVGDLVGAWIAYAIGKYGGDPFIIHYGKYFFLKSDTIERTKAWFSRYGDLSVFTTRFLPVFRTFISIPAGIATMDFKKFSIYTLTGDLIYNAVLIYLGILFGSHWELLLKYFDEYSYVGIAAFVVVIVYLVVKVMNSRKKRNIPLNK; from the coding sequence ATGAGCGTAATTACTTCCATTACAGTTAGTTTAATAAAATTCGTAGAGGTCCTTATTATTAAACTTGGCTTTGCCGGTGTATTTTTCCTGATGCTGCTGGAGGGTATGCTCCTGCCCATTCCTTCTGAGGTTGTAATGACCTTTTCCGGTTATCTTGCATTTTATGGCCTCATGGATCCTCTGGGTCCATATCCATCAGTATTAATCCTGCTGCTTGCCGGGTCTGTGGGAGATCTTGTGGGTGCCTGGATTGCCTATGCTATAGGCAAGTACGGAGGTGACCCCTTCATAATACACTATGGAAAATACTTCTTCCTGAAGAGCGATACAATAGAGAGGACAAAGGCATGGTTCAGCAGATATGGAGACCTTTCTGTATTTACAACCAGGTTCCTGCCAGTATTCAGGACGTTTATTTCTATTCCTGCTGGAATAGCCACAATGGATTTCAAAAAATTTTCCATTTACACTCTTACAGGTGATTTGATTTACAACGCTGTACTGATTTATCTGGGCATACTTTTCGGGTCTCACTGGGAACTGCTCCTTAAGTATTTTGATGAATACTCCTATGTAGGCATAGCTGCCTTTGTTGTTGTTATAGTATACCTGGTTGTAAAGGTAATGAACTCCAGAAAAAAACGTAATATACCTTTAAACAAATAA
- the hemB gene encoding porphobilinogen synthase, with the protein MFPVERLRRYRLNGNIRNMFRETSINPDKLIMPVFVDETEKSKTAIKSMPGIYRYSISEYEKYIMHLEEIGVKNIIIFGIPAKKDSCGTSSYDRNGIVQRAIASAKKNTSLNTIADLCLCEYTDTGHCGVIENGYVNNDKTLEIYGREALSYAEAGVDMVAPSGMMDGQVGAIRDALDREGFVNTLIMAYSSKFASNLYGPFRDAADSTPQFGDRKSYQMDYHNGNEAMREIDLDIQEGADVIMVKPALFYLDMIYRAKEYYNMPLATYMVSGEYSMIKNAIASGLLAPDTAMEALTSLFRAGSDLVITYFAEDYIANHGKL; encoded by the coding sequence ATGTTCCCTGTTGAAAGATTAAGAAGATACAGATTAAACGGCAATATCAGAAATATGTTCCGGGAGACCAGCATAAATCCTGATAAGCTCATAATGCCGGTCTTTGTTGATGAAACCGAGAAAAGTAAAACGGCTATTAAATCCATGCCAGGCATTTACCGGTACTCCATTTCTGAATATGAAAAATATATAATGCATCTTGAGGAAATTGGCGTCAAGAATATTATAATTTTCGGCATACCGGCGAAAAAAGACTCATGCGGCACATCATCATACGATAGGAACGGCATAGTTCAGAGGGCAATAGCATCCGCAAAGAAAAATACATCCCTGAATACCATTGCAGACCTCTGCCTCTGCGAGTATACAGATACGGGCCACTGCGGTGTAATAGAAAACGGCTATGTAAATAACGATAAGACTCTTGAAATTTATGGCAGGGAGGCTCTAAGCTATGCTGAAGCCGGTGTTGATATGGTTGCACCCTCGGGTATGATGGACGGCCAGGTTGGTGCCATTAGGGATGCCCTGGATAGGGAAGGTTTCGTAAATACACTGATCATGGCATACAGCTCTAAATTTGCATCCAATCTCTACGGGCCATTCAGGGATGCGGCTGATTCAACCCCGCAATTCGGGGACAGGAAGAGCTACCAGATGGATTACCATAACGGAAATGAGGCCATGAGGGAAATAGACCTTGATATACAGGAGGGCGCCGATGTTATAATGGTAAAGCCTGCATTATTCTATCTTGATATGATTTACCGTGCAAAGGAATACTATAACATGCCACTTGCAACATACATGGTAAGCGGAGAATACAGCATGATCAAGAATGCCATAGCCTCTGGCCTTCTCGCACCTGATACCGCAATGGAGGCACTTACATCCCTGTTCAGGGCAGGCTCTGACTTAGTGATAACCTATTTTGCGGAGGATTATATAGCAAATCATGGTAAGCTGTGA
- a CDS encoding GtrA family protein codes for MIQKYSNGKPTYNDDFDYILVSNVKIEGDRRDAIVNSAYSANDDIVLLFGKQGLLTFIYGILIKLSLSVKRGKMLPFGTVYSRNAYDYLISKNLTPEPGKNMVLGNAMLLKNRSFQYNIVNTGIICRDTITFGDFLDLTIRRGNMFKYVLVGISGVIVNEAILLMLHGIIGRDLSILPAIEISIIWNFILNNKFTFGGRGHFYMRLAKYNAFNLIGFGANLGVYYSALFYKTNIYVADFLGILVAFIITYTTATLIVW; via the coding sequence ATGATCCAGAAATATAGCAATGGTAAGCCAACCTACAATGATGATTTTGATTATATATTGGTATCAAACGTCAAGATAGAGGGTGATAGGCGTGATGCCATTGTTAATTCTGCCTATTCAGCGAATGACGATATTGTATTACTTTTTGGAAAACAGGGGCTGCTCACATTCATATATGGAATTCTGATAAAACTGTCACTGTCAGTTAAAAGAGGGAAAATGCTTCCTTTCGGTACAGTTTATTCCAGAAATGCCTACGATTATCTTATATCTAAAAATCTGACCCCGGAGCCCGGGAAGAATATGGTTCTTGGAAATGCCATGCTTCTAAAAAACAGAAGTTTTCAGTATAATATTGTGAATACCGGCATTATATGCAGGGACACCATAACATTCGGGGATTTCCTTGACCTAACCATAAGAAGGGGAAACATGTTCAAATATGTCCTTGTGGGCATATCAGGCGTTATAGTGAATGAGGCCATACTTCTAATGCTCCACGGCATCATTGGAAGGGATTTGAGTATTCTGCCGGCCATTGAGATATCCATTATCTGGAACTTTATTCTCAACAATAAGTTTACATTCGGCGGGAGGGGACATTTCTATATGAGGCTGGCAAAATACAATGCATTTAACCTTATAGGCTTCGGTGCAAACCTGGGAGTTTACTATTCTGCACTGTTCTATAAAACTAATATATATGTTGCTGATTTTCTTGGCATACTGGTTGCATTTATAATTACTTATACAACGGCTACTCTTATAGTGTGGTAA
- a CDS encoding GNAT family N-acetyltransferase: MNDNKTNLEEIKIRKIDNCRWSEFQALRLEALKTVPEAFGSSYEDEYSFQEEVWSSRMPNMLFAIYRDSIIGMVGLKIRIRPKTKHIADIFSFYVSEKYQGNGVGSKLMEEAIHLIRKNPEVRKVSLSVCCAMETAIHLYRNFGFLVSGTLVKELNVNVKFYDEFIMEKVLW; this comes from the coding sequence GTGAATGATAATAAAACAAATCTAGAGGAAATCAAAATTAGGAAAATAGATAATTGTAGATGGTCTGAATTTCAGGCACTTCGCCTTGAGGCACTCAAAACAGTTCCAGAAGCATTTGGCAGTTCTTATGAGGATGAATATTCTTTCCAGGAAGAAGTGTGGAGCTCTAGAATGCCAAATATGTTATTTGCAATTTACCGAGACTCCATTATTGGCATGGTGGGTTTAAAAATTAGAATTAGACCAAAAACAAAACACATTGCAGATATATTCAGTTTTTATGTCAGTGAAAAATATCAGGGAAATGGCGTTGGGTCAAAACTCATGGAGGAAGCTATTCACCTGATAAGGAAAAATCCTGAGGTAAGAAAAGTAAGTTTAAGTGTTTGTTGTGCTATGGAAACAGCCATACACCTATACCGTAATTTTGGTTTTCTGGTCTCTGGTACACTGGTTAAGGAATTAAACGTCAATGTTAAATTTTATGACGAATTCATAATGGAAAAAGTTCTTTGGTAG